The following proteins come from a genomic window of Oncorhynchus masou masou isolate Uvic2021 chromosome 25, UVic_Omas_1.1, whole genome shotgun sequence:
- the LOC135513463 gene encoding cytosolic phospholipase A2-like, translated as MSSSSLLWCLLVVCVLTVVQIYAAEEPMVLKVFNLHATDLHSSLLGTPDAYVEVFRAYGFLGRTEVKNNNHDPSWKEEFSYLNARENNILRLEVYDSDVNSNDLLGTCERSIKIGTWKHQCFLKTGGILYYSYTLDPLQ; from the exons atgtcctcctcctctctcctgtggtgcCTGCTGGTGGTGTGTGTTCTGACTGTGGTCCAGATCTATGCAGCAGAGGAACCTATGGTCCTCAAGGTGTTCAACCTCCATGCCACTGACCTGCACAGCAGCCTGCTAGGGACCCCTGATGCCTACGTCGAG GTGTTCAGAGCTTACGGCTTTCTCGGGAGGACAGAGGTGAAGAACAACAACCACGATCCCAGCTGGAAGGAGGAGTTCAGCTACCTCAACGCCCGTGAGAACAACATCTTGAGGCTGGAGGTGTACGACAGCGACGTCAACTCCAACGACCTGCTGGGGACCTGCGAGCGCTCCATCAAGATTGGAACTTGGAAACATCAATGTTTCCTGAAGACAGGCGGGATcctgtactactcctacaccctagatcccctacagtag